A part of Vidua macroura isolate BioBank_ID:100142 unplaced genomic scaffold, ASM2450914v1 whyUn_scaffold_215, whole genome shotgun sequence genomic DNA contains:
- the INPP1 gene encoding LOW QUALITY PROTEIN: inositol polyphosphate 1-phosphatase (The sequence of the model RefSeq protein was modified relative to this genomic sequence to represent the inferred CDS: inserted 2 bases in 1 codon), with protein MAGLLPALVAVSQKAAEVARLCRAEEPLFRLLVAEKTGPERNARFLRDFKTLADVLIQEVIKHDLGTQFPELRGHIHGEESSEFRDVQGGTVTVRVCATPGDTAALLLAVLGPEQTRAAELLAEAVHQEVTLGDTELDGVDPGVSPGDVGIWIDPIDSTNEFIGGREDVAAIDGIAPGGLRSALVLVGAFDRHSGVPVLGVINEPFFQRDPQTHRWRGRYHWGGGARRHAAVLAVPSGPAAASPXVVLSRAEGAAVRGALGSLGGGPPLFAAGAGYKLLCVALGLADAFVLSQATTFAWDSCAPHAILRALGGGVVALEGALRARREGGTGEPPELLYHRPDPGRTGPERWANRGGLVAFVHPPHLRAVLAALGDLPGL; from the exons ATGGCGGGGCTGCTGCCGGCGCTGGTGGCGGTGTCGCAGAAGGCGGCGGAGGTGGCGCGGCTGTGCCGGGCGGAGGAGCCGCTCTTCCGGCTCCTGGTGGCCGAGAAGACGGGCCCCGAGCGCAACGCCCGCTTCCTGCGGGACTTCAAGACCCTGGCGGATGTCCTGATCCAGGAGGTCATCAAGCACGACCTGGGGACACAg TTCCCCGAGCTCCGGGGGCACATCCATGGGGAGGAGTCCAGCGAGTTCAGGGACGTGCAGG GTGGCACGGTGACAGTGCGGGTCTGTGCCACCCCGGGGGACACGGcggccctgctgctggccgTGCTGGGCCCCGAGCAGACGAGGGCGGCcgagctgctggcagaggccgTGCACCAGGAggtgacacttggggacacggagCTGGACGGCGTCGACCCCGGAGTGTCCCCAGGGGACGTGGGAATCTGGATAGACCCCATTg ACTCCACCAACGAGTTCATCGGGGGGCGCGAGGACGTGGCCGCCATCGATGGCATCGCGCCCGGGGGGCTGCGCTCGGCCCTGGTGCTCGTGGGGGCCTTCGACCGCCACAGCGGGGTCCCCGTGCTGGGGGTCATCAACGAGCCCTTCTTCCAGCGGGACCCCCAGACCCACAG GTGGCGGGGTCGCTACCACTGGGGGGGTGGCGCACGGCGACACGCGGCTGTGCTCGCTGTCCCCTCCGGTCCCGCGGCCGCGTCCCC CGTGGTGCTGAGCCGGGCCGAGGGCGCGGCGGTGCGgggggctctgggctccctgGGCGGGGGTCCCCCGCTCTTCGCCGCCGGGGCCGGTTACAAACTGCTGTGCGTGGCGCTGGGGCTGGCGGACGCCTTCGTGCTGTCGCAGGCCACCACGTTCGCCTGGGACTCGTGTGCCCCGCACGCCATCCTGCGCGCCCTGGGCGGCGGCGTGGTGGCCTTGGAGGGGGCGCTGCGGGCACGGCGGGAGGGGGGCACCGGGGAGCCCCCCGAGCTGCTCTACCACCGGCCGGACCCGGGCCGGACCGGGCCCGAGCGCTGGGCCAACCGCGGGGGGCTCGTGGCCTTCGTGCACCCCCCGCACCTGCGGGCCGTGCTGGCCGCGCTGGGCGACCTGCCGGGCTTGTGA
- the GDF11 gene encoding LOW QUALITY PROTEIN: growth/differentiation factor 11 (The sequence of the model RefSeq protein was modified relative to this genomic sequence to represent the inferred CDS: deleted 4 bases in 3 codons), producing MAPLWWLLGSLVAAVAGGGSVEQPPASEPACPVCLWRRQSKELRLESIKSQILSKLRLKEAPNITREVVKQLLPKAPPLQQLLDLHDFQGDSLQHDEYLEEDEYHATTETVISMAQETDPVVQIEGNPHCCFFNFSPKIMFTKVVKAQLWVYLRPVQHTSTVYLQILRLKPVTDEGSRHIRIRSLKIELNSRAGHWQSIDFKHVLQNWFKQPHNNWGIEINAFDPTATTWAVTSLGPGAEGLHPFMELRVLENNKRSRGTWGWTARNLGLDCDEHSTESRCCRYPLTVDFEAFGWDWIIAPKRYKANYCSGQCEYMFMQKYPHTHLVQQANPRGSAGPCCTPTKMSPINMLYFNDKQQIIYGKIPGMVVDRCGCS from the exons ATGGCCCCGCTGTGGTGGTTGCTGGGCTCGCTGGTGGCCGCGGTGGCGGGGGGGGGGTCGGTGGAGCAGCCCCCCGCCTCCGAGCCCGCCTGCCCCGTGTGCCTGTGGCGGCGGCAGAGCAAAGAGCTGCGGCTGGAGAGCATCAAGTCGCAGATCCTGAGCAAGCTGCGGCTGAAGGAAGCGCCCAACATCACCCGGGAGGtggtgaagcagctgctgcccaaggCC CCCccgctccagcagctcctggaccTCCACGACTTCCAGGGGGACTCGCTGCAGCACGACGAGTACCTGGAGGAGGACGAGTACCACGCCACCACCGAGACCGTCATCAGCATGGCCCAGGAAA CGGACCCGGTGGTGCAGATCGAGGGCAACCCGCACTGCTGCTTCTTCAACTTCAGCCCCAAGATCATGTTCACCAAGGTGGTGAAGGCGCAGCTCTGGGTGTACCTGCGGCCGGTGCAGCACACCTCCACCGTGTACCTGCAGATCCTGCGCCTCAAGCCCGTCACGGACGAGGGCAGCCGCCACATCCGCATCCGCTCGCTCAAGATCGAGCTCAACTCGCGCGCCGGGCACTGGCAGAGCATCGACTTCAAGCACGTCCTGCAGAACTGGTTCAAGCAGCCCCACAACAACTGGGGCATCGAGATCAACGCCTTCGAC CCAACGGCAACGACCTGGGCTGTCACCTCGCTGGGGCCCGGCGCGGAGGGGCTG CACCCCTTCATGGAGCTGCGCGTCCTGGAGAACAACAAGCGCTCCCGG GGAACCTGGGGCTGGACTGCGCGGAACCTGGGGCTGGACTGCGACGAGCACTCCACGGAGTCGCGCTGCTGCCGCTACCCGCTCACCGTGGACTTCGAGGCGTTCGGCTGGGACTGGATCATCGCCCCCAAGCGCTACAAGGCCAACTACTGCTCGGGCCAGTGCGAGTACATGTTCATGCAGAAGTACCCGCACACGCACCTGGTGCAGCAGGCCAACCCGCGCGGCTCGGCCGGGCCCTGCTGCACGCCCACCAAGATGTCCCCCATCAACATGCTCTACTTCAACGACAAGCAGCAGATCATCTACGGCAAGATCCCCGGCATGGTGGTGGATCGCTGCGGCTGCTCCTAG